The Triticum dicoccoides isolate Atlit2015 ecotype Zavitan unplaced genomic scaffold, WEW_v2.0 scaffold62047, whole genome shotgun sequence genome has a window encoding:
- the LOC119347268 gene encoding uncharacterized protein LOC119347268 has product ISNTSHAFFPTDVSQQVQDSLQSMLKMTGEIEQCSDEIEVEIEQAKEGVADKCRVLEEEKERFQKVALAALNILSGGI; this is encoded by the coding sequence ATTTCTAACACGTCCCATGCATTCTTCCCCACAGATGTGTCGCAGCAGGTCCAGGACAGCCTCCAGAGCATGCTGAAGATGACGGGCGAGATCGAGCAGTGCAGTGACGAGATCGAGGTGGAGATCGAGCAGGCCAAGGAGGGCGTGGCTGACAAGTGCAGGGTGctcgaggaggagaaggaaaggttccAGAAGGTGGCACTCGCAGCGCTCAACATCCTGAGCGGCGGCATCTGA